In the genome of Nocardia sp. NBC_00416, one region contains:
- a CDS encoding Tn3 family transposase, with the protein MTNSGRRTAGIPRNRRSDNGFRQTRADLIERCHDPAHTIYQDRKGEMTRAHYEGVADQPSALGPVLTCTAGWTPTTRTVLSRRSEATATRVLDADVERLSAFVRAHIGLDGHDCFHLPDFGGSTDRCDPDTTADE; encoded by the coding sequence ATGACGAACTCTGGTCGTCGAACAGCGGGGATCCCACGTAACCGGCGATCCGATAACGGGTTCCGGCAAACTCGGGCCGACCTGATCGAGCGATGCCACGACCCGGCACACACGATCTACCAGGACCGCAAGGGCGAGATGACCCGCGCCCACTACGAAGGCGTGGCGGACCAGCCCTCGGCGTTGGGGCCGGTGCTCACCTGCACCGCCGGGTGGACACCGACTACGAGAACCGTGCTCTCGCGGCGCAGCGAAGCGACGGCTACCCGGGTGCTGGACGCCGATGTGGAGCGCTTGTCGGCGTTCGTGCGCGCCCACATCGGCCTCGACGGGCACGACTGCTTCCACCTGCCCGACTTCGGCGGGTCGACGGACCGCTGCGACCCGGACACCACCGCCGACGAATAG
- a CDS encoding SDR family NAD(P)-dependent oxidoreductase, with product MTLPLSGKVAVVTGASRGVGKGVALELGAAGATVYLTGRTVAPGPLPGTITATAAEVTELGGTGIAVPCDHHDDDQVAALFARVEAEQGHLDILVNNVFSAPDLAPWLHRPFWELPLRAWDQVLGIGLRSHYVACVSAAPLLFQASRPGVVVNISSSGAVSYGHNVVYGVGKAGLDKMTADMAVELRPHGVAVVSVWPGLVHTELLATGTRTTDDGRTVVDLPGEGTFDITHAESPRFVGRGVVALICDPEIFERSGGAESTAELAARYGFTDVDGTGPGATLRSGAAPHPADQ from the coding sequence ATGACCCTGCCGTTATCCGGAAAAGTCGCCGTGGTGACAGGCGCGAGCCGAGGTGTGGGCAAAGGCGTCGCGCTCGAACTCGGGGCCGCGGGCGCGACGGTGTACCTCACCGGACGGACCGTCGCCCCGGGGCCGCTTCCCGGCACGATCACGGCCACGGCGGCCGAGGTCACCGAGCTCGGCGGTACCGGCATCGCGGTGCCCTGTGATCATCACGACGACGACCAGGTTGCGGCACTGTTCGCACGGGTCGAGGCGGAACAAGGGCATCTCGACATCCTGGTGAACAACGTCTTCTCGGCGCCGGATCTCGCCCCCTGGTTACACCGCCCGTTCTGGGAGCTGCCGCTGCGGGCGTGGGATCAGGTGCTCGGAATCGGGCTCCGATCCCACTACGTCGCTTGCGTATCCGCCGCTCCACTGCTTTTCCAGGCGTCGCGTCCGGGGGTGGTCGTCAATATCTCCTCGTCGGGTGCGGTCTCGTACGGACACAATGTGGTGTACGGCGTCGGGAAGGCGGGGCTGGACAAGATGACGGCTGATATGGCCGTCGAGCTGCGGCCGCACGGGGTCGCGGTGGTGTCGGTGTGGCCGGGATTGGTGCATACCGAGCTATTGGCCACCGGTACCCGGACCACCGACGACGGCCGAACAGTCGTCGACCTGCCCGGCGAGGGAACCTTCGATATCACGCATGCCGAATCGCCGCGCTTCGTCGGCCGGGGTGTGGTCGCGCTGATTTGTGACCCCGAGATCTTCGAACGCTCGGGTGGAGCCGAGTCCACCGCCGAGCTCGCGGCGCGGTACGGCTTCACCGATGTGGACGGCACCGGGCCCGGGGCGACGCTTCGGTCCGGTGCCGCACCACACCCAGCGGATCAATGA